In one window of Constrictibacter sp. MBR-5 DNA:
- a CDS encoding TIGR02186 family protein — MALCAALAVGLLVEAWRSSARAEDLIVDISQHLVAITTGFTGADVLLFGVREGVGDIVVVVRGPPETTTVRRKDRIAGIWVNRDSVGFKAVPAFFHVAATGELADEPVRKLLERYGLGRDLLAAEPDEPDANKMRVAAFRDALIRNKQAADLYASEVWPVTFVGDRLFRTTIPFPANVPTGRYNVEVYSVGDGRIREMSSTPLLVSRAGFGAAVYDFAHDYSPAYGLVAIAVALVAGWGAGTMFRKA; from the coding sequence ATGGCGCTGTGCGCGGCTCTGGCAGTGGGGCTGCTGGTCGAGGCATGGCGATCCTCGGCGCGGGCCGAAGACCTCATCGTCGACATATCGCAGCATCTGGTGGCGATCACCACGGGGTTCACCGGGGCGGATGTCCTGCTGTTCGGCGTGCGCGAAGGCGTCGGCGACATCGTCGTCGTCGTGCGCGGGCCGCCAGAGACGACGACGGTACGGCGCAAGGACCGGATCGCCGGCATCTGGGTGAACCGCGACAGCGTCGGCTTCAAGGCGGTACCGGCCTTCTTCCACGTCGCCGCGACCGGGGAACTCGCGGATGAGCCGGTCCGCAAGCTGCTGGAGCGCTACGGTCTGGGCCGCGATCTCCTGGCCGCGGAACCGGACGAGCCGGACGCCAACAAGATGCGGGTCGCCGCCTTCCGCGATGCGCTGATCCGCAACAAGCAGGCGGCCGACCTCTATGCCAGCGAGGTCTGGCCGGTAACGTTCGTCGGCGACCGCCTGTTCAGGACGACGATTCCCTTTCCCGCCAACGTGCCCACGGGCCGCTACAACGTCGAGGTCTACAGCGTCGGCGACGGCCGGATCCGCGAGATGTCGTCCACGCCGCTGCTGGTGAGCCGGGCCGGTTTCGGCGCCGCGGTCTACGACTTTGCCCATGACTATTCGCCGGCCTACGGTCTGGTTGCCATCGCCGTCGCCCTGGTGGCAGGATGGGGTGCTGGAACGATGTTCCGGAAGGCGTGA
- a CDS encoding homocysteine S-methyltransferase family protein, whose protein sequence is MSTTAERVEALKKAAAERILVLDGAMGTVIQGYKLEEADFRGERFAGWPKDLKGNNDLLILTRPDVIREIHQAYFEAGADIVETNTFSSTTIAQADYGMEELAYELNLQGARLAREAADIVTAKDPSRPRWVAGAIGPTNRTASISPDVNNPAFRNVSFDELREAYAQAARGLMEGGADILLVETIFDTLNAKAALFGIEEVFEERGETLPIMISGTITDMSGRTLSGQTVEAFWNSIRHVKPFSVGLNCALGAEQMRPFLADLSRVADTLISTYPNAGLPNEFGEYDETPEHMCVQIEEWAKAGLLNIVGGCCGTTPPHIKHIAAHVAGVPPREVPEKPIAMRLSGLEPFELAS, encoded by the coding sequence ATGAGCACGACCGCCGAGCGGGTCGAGGCCCTCAAGAAGGCAGCAGCGGAGCGGATCCTGGTCCTCGACGGCGCCATGGGCACCGTCATCCAGGGCTACAAACTGGAGGAAGCCGACTTCCGCGGCGAGCGCTTCGCCGGCTGGCCGAAGGATCTGAAGGGCAACAACGACCTGCTGATCCTGACGCGGCCCGACGTGATCCGCGAGATCCACCAGGCCTATTTCGAGGCCGGCGCCGACATTGTCGAGACGAACACGTTCAGCTCGACGACGATCGCCCAGGCCGACTACGGCATGGAGGAGCTGGCCTACGAGCTGAACCTGCAGGGCGCGCGGCTGGCGCGCGAGGCCGCCGACATCGTCACGGCGAAGGACCCGTCGCGTCCTCGCTGGGTCGCCGGCGCCATCGGGCCGACCAACCGGACAGCGTCGATCTCGCCGGACGTGAACAACCCCGCCTTCCGCAACGTCAGCTTCGACGAGCTGCGCGAGGCCTATGCCCAGGCGGCGCGCGGCCTGATGGAGGGCGGCGCGGACATCCTGCTGGTCGAGACGATCTTCGACACGCTGAACGCCAAGGCGGCGCTGTTCGGCATCGAAGAGGTCTTCGAGGAGCGCGGCGAGACGCTGCCGATCATGATCTCCGGCACGATCACCGACATGTCCGGGCGCACGCTTTCGGGCCAGACGGTCGAAGCCTTCTGGAATTCGATCCGGCACGTGAAGCCGTTCTCGGTCGGACTGAACTGCGCTCTCGGTGCCGAGCAGATGCGGCCGTTCCTGGCCGACCTGTCGCGCGTCGCCGATACGCTGATCTCGACCTACCCGAACGCCGGCCTGCCGAACGAATTCGGCGAGTATGACGAGACGCCCGAACACATGTGCGTGCAGATCGAGGAGTGGGCCAAGGCGGGCCTGCTCAACATCGTCGGCGGCTGCTGCGGGACGACCCCGCCGCACATCAAGCACATCGCGGCCCACGTGGCGGGCGTTCCGCCGCGCGAGGTGCCCGAGAAGCCGATCGCCATGAGACTCTCCGGACTGGAGCCTTTCGAGCTCGCATCATGA
- the metH gene encoding methionine synthase → MNQENLTSRFVNVGERTNVTGSAKFKKLIVEGDFEAALAVAREQVENGAQVIDVNMDEAMLDSEAAMVRFLNLIATEPAISRVPIMIDSSKWSVIEAGLKCVQGKAIVNSISMKEGEEAFIAQARAVRRYGAATVVMAFDEKGQADTEARKFEICERSYRILVDKVGFPPEDIIFDPNIFAIATGIEEHNNYAVDFIEATRRIRKELPHCHVSGGVSNVSFSFRGNEPVRQAMHSVFLYHAIRAGMDMGIVNAGQLAVYEDIPAELRERCEDVILNKRPDATDRLLEIAEQFKGGGKKREVDLKWREAPVAERLTHSLVHGITEWIDEDTEEARKLFDKPLEVIEGPLMDGMNVVGDLFGAGKMFLPQVVKSARVMKRAVAWLMPYLEEEKAKNPVKEKKGKVLLATVKGDVHDIGKNIVGVVLQCNNYDVVDMGVMVPCAKILDAARKEEANIIGLSGLITPSLDEMCYVAAEMQREGMNLPLLIGGATTSKIHTAVKVAPNYQSPVVYVIDASRAVGVVGNLLSAGNRDAYAASIREEYAKMRDAHSLQQEAKTRVAIAAARANRVPIDWEAYEPPQPLKPGITVFDDYDLAELASCIDWKPFFETWELSGRYPDILEDEVVGEVATSLFADAQAMLQRLIGEKWTTARGMVGLWPANAVGDDIEVYADEGRTKLAARFHTLRQQMAREGRARAHNALSDFVAPKESGRPDWLGGFVVTAGHGIEEKAREFKANGDDYNGILAQALGDRLAEAFAERLHERVRREIWGYAPDETLSNEELIAEKYQGIRPAPGYPSCPDHTEKRTLFDLLDAENAVGVELTESYAMWPGSAVSGFYFAHPQSRYFGLGRIGQDQVEDYAKRKGMTVQEVERWLAPNLAYDPNAKKAEAA, encoded by the coding sequence ATGAACCAGGAAAACCTCACAAGCCGCTTCGTCAACGTCGGCGAGCGCACCAATGTCACCGGCTCGGCCAAGTTCAAGAAGCTGATCGTCGAGGGCGACTTCGAAGCCGCCCTCGCCGTGGCCCGCGAGCAAGTCGAGAACGGCGCCCAGGTCATCGACGTCAACATGGACGAGGCGATGCTGGATTCGGAGGCGGCAATGGTCCGCTTCCTGAACCTCATCGCGACCGAACCGGCGATCAGCCGCGTGCCGATCATGATCGATTCGTCGAAATGGTCGGTGATCGAGGCCGGCCTGAAATGCGTGCAGGGCAAGGCGATCGTCAACTCGATCAGCATGAAGGAAGGCGAAGAAGCCTTCATAGCGCAGGCCCGCGCCGTGCGCCGCTACGGTGCCGCGACCGTCGTCATGGCCTTCGACGAAAAGGGCCAGGCCGACACCGAGGCGCGCAAGTTCGAGATCTGCGAGCGCTCCTACCGGATCCTGGTCGACAAGGTCGGCTTCCCGCCCGAGGACATCATCTTCGATCCCAACATCTTCGCGATCGCGACGGGCATCGAGGAGCACAACAACTATGCGGTCGACTTCATCGAGGCGACGCGGCGGATCCGCAAGGAGCTGCCGCACTGCCACGTGTCGGGCGGCGTCTCCAACGTCTCCTTCTCGTTCCGCGGCAACGAGCCCGTGCGGCAGGCGATGCACTCGGTGTTCCTGTACCACGCGATCCGCGCGGGCATGGACATGGGCATCGTCAACGCCGGCCAGCTCGCCGTCTACGAGGACATCCCGGCCGAGCTGCGCGAGCGCTGCGAGGACGTGATCCTGAACAAGCGGCCGGACGCGACCGACCGCCTGCTGGAGATCGCCGAGCAGTTCAAGGGCGGCGGCAAGAAGCGCGAGGTCGACCTCAAGTGGCGCGAGGCGCCGGTGGCGGAGCGGCTGACGCACTCCCTCGTCCACGGCATCACCGAGTGGATCGACGAGGACACCGAGGAGGCGCGCAAGCTCTTCGACAAGCCGCTCGAGGTGATCGAGGGGCCGCTGATGGACGGCATGAACGTCGTCGGCGACCTGTTCGGCGCGGGCAAGATGTTCCTGCCGCAGGTGGTGAAGAGCGCGCGCGTGATGAAGCGCGCCGTCGCCTGGCTGATGCCTTACCTCGAAGAGGAAAAGGCGAAAAACCCGGTCAAGGAGAAGAAGGGCAAGGTCCTTCTCGCCACCGTGAAAGGCGACGTCCACGACATCGGCAAGAACATCGTCGGCGTCGTGCTGCAGTGCAACAACTACGACGTCGTCGACATGGGCGTCATGGTGCCCTGCGCGAAGATCCTGGACGCGGCGCGCAAGGAGGAGGCGAACATCATCGGCCTCTCCGGCCTGATCACGCCGAGCCTGGACGAGATGTGCTACGTCGCGGCGGAAATGCAGCGCGAGGGCATGAACCTGCCGCTGCTGATCGGTGGCGCCACGACCAGCAAGATCCATACGGCGGTCAAGGTCGCTCCGAACTACCAGAGCCCGGTCGTCTACGTCATCGACGCGTCGCGCGCCGTGGGCGTCGTCGGCAACCTGCTCTCCGCCGGCAATCGCGACGCCTATGCGGCCTCCATCCGCGAGGAATACGCCAAGATGCGGGACGCGCATTCGCTGCAGCAGGAGGCGAAGACGCGTGTCGCCATCGCCGCGGCGCGTGCCAACCGCGTGCCGATCGACTGGGAGGCCTATGAACCGCCGCAGCCGCTGAAGCCCGGCATCACCGTTTTCGACGATTACGATCTGGCCGAACTCGCCTCCTGCATCGACTGGAAGCCCTTCTTCGAGACGTGGGAACTGTCGGGCCGCTATCCCGACATCCTGGAGGACGAGGTGGTCGGCGAGGTCGCGACGTCGCTGTTCGCCGATGCCCAGGCGATGCTGCAACGGCTGATCGGCGAGAAGTGGACGACGGCCCGCGGCATGGTCGGCCTGTGGCCGGCGAACGCCGTCGGCGACGACATCGAGGTGTATGCCGACGAGGGTCGCACGAAGCTCGCGGCGCGTTTCCACACCCTGCGCCAGCAGATGGCGCGCGAGGGTCGTGCCCGTGCGCACAACGCGCTGTCGGACTTCGTCGCGCCGAAGGAAAGCGGCCGCCCCGACTGGCTCGGCGGTTTCGTCGTCACGGCCGGCCACGGCATCGAGGAGAAGGCGCGCGAGTTCAAGGCGAATGGCGACGACTATAACGGCATCCTGGCGCAGGCGCTGGGCGACCGACTGGCCGAGGCCTTCGCCGAGCGGCTGCACGAGCGCGTCCGCAGGGAGATCTGGGGCTATGCGCCGGACGAGACGCTCTCGAACGAGGAGCTGATCGCCGAGAAGTACCAGGGCATCCGGCCCGCCCCGGGCTACCCGTCCTGCCCCGACCACACCGAGAAGCGGACCCTGTTCGACCTGCTCGACGCTGAGAATGCGGTCGGCGTCGAACTGACCGAGAGCTATGCCATGTGGCCCGGCTCGGCGGTCAGCGGCTTCTATTTCGCCCACCCGCAGAGCCGCTATTTCGGCCTCGGCCGCATCGGTCAGGACCAGGTCGAGGACTATGCGAAGCGCAAGGGCATGACGGTGCAGGAGGTCGAGCGCTGGCTCGCACCGAACCTCGCCTACGACCCGAACGCGAAGAAGGCGGAAGCGGCGTAG
- a CDS encoding dihydrodipicolinate synthase family protein, with the protein MGHRLTEDAKGVYLIAATPFEDDGALDLEGIDRLVDFYLGCGVHGLTILGMMGEANKLTAAETEAVAARFLKAVDGRVPVIVGTSATALASVTDLSRKVMDQGAAGVMVAPSGPLKTDDQTFGYMEAVTAALGPDVPVVYQDYPQSTGIHLSVPLWNRIADAFPSIVMLKHEDCPGLAKLSRVRADEAGRRRVSILVGNGALYYLEEMERGADGAMTGFGFPEMLVGVYDRFTAGDRDGAAALFDAYMPFIRYEQQPGYGLAVRKEILRRRGGTKSARARWPAPSLGREGMAEIDSLLVRLRNRLLDVAPEQAAVVPI; encoded by the coding sequence ATGGGCCATCGTCTGACCGAGGACGCCAAGGGCGTCTATCTGATCGCCGCCACGCCGTTCGAAGACGACGGTGCCCTCGACCTGGAGGGCATCGACCGGCTGGTCGATTTCTATCTCGGCTGCGGCGTGCACGGCCTCACCATCCTCGGCATGATGGGCGAGGCGAACAAGCTCACCGCCGCGGAGACCGAGGCTGTTGCCGCGCGCTTCCTGAAGGCCGTTGACGGAAGGGTACCGGTGATCGTCGGCACCAGTGCTACGGCGCTCGCCAGCGTCACCGACCTGTCGCGCAAGGTGATGGACCAGGGCGCCGCCGGCGTCATGGTGGCGCCGTCCGGCCCGCTGAAGACCGACGACCAGACCTTCGGCTACATGGAGGCGGTCACGGCCGCGCTGGGCCCGGATGTGCCGGTCGTCTACCAGGACTATCCGCAGTCGACCGGCATTCACCTCTCGGTGCCGCTCTGGAACCGCATCGCCGACGCGTTCCCCAGCATCGTCATGCTGAAGCACGAGGACTGCCCCGGCCTCGCCAAGCTGTCGCGGGTGCGTGCGGACGAGGCGGGCCGCCGACGGGTCAGCATCCTCGTCGGCAACGGCGCCCTCTATTATCTGGAGGAGATGGAGCGCGGCGCCGACGGCGCGATGACCGGCTTCGGCTTCCCGGAGATGCTGGTCGGCGTCTACGACCGCTTCACCGCCGGCGACCGGGACGGCGCCGCGGCGCTGTTCGACGCCTACATGCCGTTCATCCGCTATGAACAGCAGCCCGGCTACGGCCTCGCCGTCCGGAAGGAGATCCTGCGCCGCCGCGGCGGGACGAAGTCCGCTCGTGCCCGCTGGCCGGCGCCGAGCCTCGGCCGCGAAGGCATGGCGGAGATCGACAGCCTCCTCGTGCGCCTGCGCAACCGCCTGCTCGACGTTGCCCCGGAACAGGCAGCCGTCGTCCCGATCTAA
- a CDS encoding ABC transporter permease, with protein MAVANSAPAPTAPSSATAGPAAEANTGPSPAAILRGRIFGHTGLMIGGSVLLVIVLMALLAPILPLHDPYAQDLSKRLIAPFWHANGTWEHPLGTDAFGRDYLSRIMYGAQVSLLIGFAAMAISGIIGTAMGIAAGYFGGRIDMIITLIVTTRLAMPAILIALAVVALIGSSLQIVIIVLGLLIWDRFAVVVRAATQQVRGLDYVASAEAVGCSRWRILSSEILPNIANPLIVVATLEVAHAILLEAALSFLGLGVQPPTPSWGLMISEGKGFMFFMPWVICIPGFALFALVMAINLMGDGLRDVTAPENRS; from the coding sequence ATGGCCGTCGCCAATTCCGCACCGGCGCCCACCGCACCGTCGTCCGCCACCGCGGGCCCGGCCGCCGAAGCCAATACCGGCCCGTCGCCGGCTGCGATCCTCCGGGGACGGATTTTTGGGCACACCGGTCTGATGATCGGCGGCTCCGTCCTGCTCGTCATCGTGCTGATGGCGCTGCTGGCCCCGATCCTGCCCCTGCACGATCCCTATGCGCAGGATCTGTCGAAGCGGCTGATCGCGCCGTTCTGGCACGCCAACGGCACGTGGGAGCATCCGCTCGGCACCGACGCCTTCGGCCGCGACTACCTCTCCCGGATCATGTACGGCGCCCAGGTGTCGCTGCTGATCGGCTTCGCCGCGATGGCGATCTCCGGGATCATCGGCACGGCGATGGGTATCGCCGCTGGCTATTTCGGCGGCCGAATCGACATGATCATCACACTGATCGTGACGACGCGTCTCGCCATGCCGGCGATCCTGATCGCGCTCGCCGTGGTCGCGCTGATCGGCAGTTCGCTGCAGATCGTCATCATCGTCCTTGGCCTGCTGATCTGGGACAGGTTCGCGGTGGTCGTGCGCGCCGCCACGCAACAGGTACGCGGCTTGGACTATGTCGCTTCGGCAGAGGCCGTCGGCTGCTCGCGCTGGCGGATCCTGAGCAGCGAGATCCTGCCGAACATCGCCAACCCGCTGATCGTCGTGGCCACGCTGGAAGTCGCGCACGCGATCCTTCTGGAAGCCGCGCTCTCGTTCCTCGGCCTCGGCGTACAGCCGCCGACGCCGTCCTGGGGCCTGATGATCTCGGAGGGCAAGGGCTTCATGTTCTTCATGCCCTGGGTCATCTGCATCCCCGGATTCGCGCTGTTCGCGCTCGTCATGGCGATCAACCTGATGGGCGACGGCCTGCGCGACGTGACGGCACCCGAGAACAGAAGCTGA
- a CDS encoding ABC transporter permease translates to MLRFTARRLGLALLVAFLVSVATFSLLHLAGDPAAAMAGENATPSDIDYVRKQYGFDRPLIVQYLDWAGRAIQGNFGISIYLKQPVAQIIWERAPVTMTLGLLSLTFALIVSIPLGVLAALRPNTLLDRMALSIAVVGQAMPSFFFALILILVLGVQLRWLPITGSDTWLHFIMPSLALGYYATPALMRLTRTGMIEVLSSDYIRTAYAKGLRPRVVLFKHALRNAVIPVVSVAAVQLGFMLGGSIVIETIFSLNGLGRLAWQSIQRSDLEVMQAVILVIASVYVVLTFLADLLNAFLDPRIRVS, encoded by the coding sequence ATGCTCAGATTTACAGCACGGCGGCTGGGGCTCGCCCTCCTCGTCGCTTTCCTGGTGTCGGTCGCCACCTTCAGCCTTCTGCATCTGGCGGGCGACCCCGCCGCAGCGATGGCCGGCGAGAACGCGACACCGTCGGACATCGACTATGTCCGCAAGCAGTACGGCTTCGATCGTCCCCTGATCGTCCAGTATCTCGACTGGGCGGGCAGGGCGATCCAGGGCAATTTCGGCATTTCCATATATCTCAAGCAGCCGGTCGCGCAGATCATCTGGGAGCGGGCGCCGGTCACGATGACGCTGGGGCTCTTGTCCCTAACCTTTGCGTTGATCGTGTCGATTCCCCTCGGCGTCCTGGCGGCGCTTCGACCGAACACCCTGCTCGACCGCATGGCACTGTCTATCGCCGTGGTCGGGCAGGCGATGCCCAGCTTCTTCTTTGCGCTCATCCTGATCCTTGTTCTGGGCGTGCAGTTGCGTTGGCTGCCGATCACCGGCAGCGACACCTGGCTGCACTTCATCATGCCTTCGCTGGCTCTGGGCTATTACGCGACGCCGGCCCTCATGCGTCTGACCCGTACGGGCATGATCGAGGTGCTGTCGTCGGACTACATCCGCACCGCCTATGCGAAAGGGCTGCGTCCCCGGGTCGTCCTGTTCAAGCATGCGCTGCGCAACGCGGTCATTCCCGTTGTGTCGGTTGCCGCAGTTCAGTTGGGTTTCATGCTCGGCGGCTCGATCGTTATCGAAACGATCTTTTCGCTCAACGGCCTCGGCCGGCTCGCCTGGCAGTCGATCCAGCGGTCCGACCTTGAAGTCATGCAGGCCGTCATTCTCGTGATCGCCAGCGTCTATGTCGTGCTGACCTTCCTGGCCGATCTGCTGAACGCATTCCTCGATCCGCGAATTCGGGTGAGTTGA
- a CDS encoding ABC transporter substrate-binding protein — protein sequence MRYGSILGGAIGAICMAAAPAAFAGKANDTLVWATNKEVNVVLPFYNNLRETVISARHMWDTLLYRNPENFEYEPLLAKSYKWVDDLTLEFELREGVKFHDGSKFDADDVVATVNHIVKPDSGVLSRNYYDWMKSAEKLGDYKVRIHLKDPYPAALEMLAGPIAMMPEGIWDKAKKDQTGKVDYGTIPAIGTGPYKLASFEPSESFTMVRNEDYFDGPRPKPTIKTVKFRTIADPETQIAEIMTGGIDWIWDVPKEKAEQLEMMPQLTVVNADTMRVSYVGMEATGRGGETPFTKLKVRQAVAHAINRESIAKNLMGGASKVVHSPCYPSQVGCTQDVPKYDYNPEKAKKLLEEAGYPNGFETELYAYRERHIAEAVLGDLQAVGIRASLKYMQYQALRGLVWDGKTPIYNMTWGSSSVNDISAFTSLFFEGGRDDNCRDEQVIELLKKGDITVDAEERKAIYKKALTRIAELACWVPLFTYSKYYAFADGLKFEPSADEIPEFYRASWK from the coding sequence ATGAGATACGGGAGCATTCTGGGCGGGGCCATCGGCGCGATCTGCATGGCCGCCGCTCCGGCGGCCTTCGCGGGCAAGGCCAACGACACGCTGGTCTGGGCGACGAACAAGGAAGTGAACGTCGTTCTGCCCTTCTACAACAACCTGCGCGAGACGGTTATCAGCGCCCGCCACATGTGGGACACGCTTCTGTATCGCAATCCAGAGAACTTCGAGTACGAGCCGCTGCTCGCGAAGTCCTACAAGTGGGTTGACGACCTCACGCTGGAGTTCGAACTGCGCGAGGGTGTCAAGTTCCACGACGGCAGCAAGTTCGATGCGGACGACGTGGTCGCCACGGTCAACCACATCGTCAAGCCGGACAGCGGGGTCCTCTCGCGCAACTACTACGACTGGATGAAGAGCGCGGAGAAGCTCGGCGACTACAAGGTCCGCATTCATCTGAAGGATCCGTATCCCGCAGCGCTCGAAATGCTCGCCGGGCCGATCGCGATGATGCCGGAAGGGATCTGGGACAAGGCGAAGAAGGATCAGACCGGCAAGGTCGACTACGGCACGATCCCGGCGATCGGGACCGGGCCTTACAAGCTGGCCAGCTTCGAGCCGAGCGAATCCTTCACGATGGTCCGTAACGAGGATTACTTCGACGGTCCCCGGCCCAAGCCCACGATCAAGACCGTGAAGTTCCGCACGATCGCCGACCCTGAGACGCAGATCGCCGAGATCATGACGGGCGGGATCGACTGGATCTGGGACGTGCCGAAGGAGAAGGCCGAGCAGCTGGAGATGATGCCGCAGTTGACGGTGGTTAACGCCGACACGATGCGGGTCAGCTATGTCGGCATGGAGGCGACCGGTCGCGGCGGCGAGACGCCGTTCACCAAGCTGAAGGTCCGTCAGGCGGTGGCTCATGCGATCAATCGCGAGTCGATCGCCAAGAACCTGATGGGCGGTGCGTCGAAAGTCGTCCATTCCCCCTGCTATCCCAGCCAGGTCGGCTGCACGCAGGACGTTCCGAAGTACGACTACAACCCGGAGAAGGCGAAAAAGCTTCTCGAAGAGGCCGGCTATCCGAACGGCTTCGAGACGGAACTGTACGCCTATCGCGAGCGGCATATCGCCGAGGCGGTGTTGGGCGACCTTCAGGCGGTCGGGATCCGTGCCAGCCTGAAGTACATGCAGTATCAGGCCCTGCGCGGCCTCGTCTGGGACGGCAAGACCCCGATCTACAACATGACCTGGGGGTCGAGTTCCGTGAACGACATCTCGGCGTTCACCAGCCTGTTCTTCGAGGGCGGCCGCGACGACAACTGCCGCGACGAGCAGGTCATCGAGCTTCTCAAGAAGGGCGACATCACCGTCGATGCGGAAGAGCGGAAGGCGATCTACAAGAAGGCGCTGACCCGCATCGCCGAGTTGGCCTGCTGGGTGCCTCTCTTCACCTACAGCAAGTACTACGCCTTCGCGGACGGTCTGAAGTTCGAGCCGAGCGCCGACGAGATCCCGGAATTCTACCGCGCGAGCTGGAAGTAA
- a CDS encoding SDR family NAD(P)-dependent oxidoreductase — protein sequence MRTIDGMVAWVTGAGSGIGRAGAEALAGAGAKVVLSGRRVDALEKTAATIRDRGGEAIVEALDVADAQAVAAVAKRIADRFGRLDILVNNAGLNMAKRHWNDMDLESWEKIVQVDLNGAFYVVHAALPIMRAQTDGLIINVASMAGKRVGYVSGVPYTAAKHGLVAMNETINFEECHNGIRATALSPGEVATEILEKRPVPVTEEARAKMVQSEDMGEIILFLARQPKHVCINELLVTPTWNRGNFGGPDFFPKRD from the coding sequence ATGCGTACGATCGATGGAATGGTGGCGTGGGTCACCGGTGCCGGTTCCGGCATCGGCCGCGCCGGTGCGGAGGCGCTCGCGGGCGCGGGGGCCAAGGTCGTCCTTTCGGGGCGCCGGGTCGACGCGCTGGAGAAGACGGCGGCCACCATCCGCGACAGGGGCGGGGAGGCGATCGTCGAGGCGCTCGACGTGGCCGACGCCCAGGCCGTCGCCGCGGTGGCGAAGCGGATCGCCGATCGCTTCGGACGGCTCGACATTCTGGTGAACAACGCCGGCCTCAACATGGCGAAGCGGCACTGGAACGACATGGACCTGGAGAGCTGGGAGAAGATCGTCCAGGTCGACCTCAACGGCGCCTTCTACGTCGTCCACGCGGCGTTGCCGATCATGCGCGCGCAGACGGACGGGCTGATCATCAACGTGGCCTCGATGGCGGGAAAGCGCGTCGGCTACGTCTCCGGCGTGCCCTATACGGCGGCCAAGCACGGCCTGGTCGCCATGAACGAGACGATCAACTTCGAGGAGTGCCACAACGGCATCCGCGCGACCGCCCTGTCGCCCGGCGAAGTGGCGACGGAGATCCTCGAGAAGCGGCCCGTTCCGGTCACCGAGGAGGCGCGTGCGAAGATGGTCCAGTCCGAGGACATGGGCGAGATCATCCTGTTTCTCGCGCGCCAGCCCAAGCATGTCTGCATCAACGAACTGCTCGTGACGCCCACCTGGAACCGCGGCAATTTCGGCGGTCCGGATTTCTTCCCAAAGCGGGACTGA
- a CDS encoding SH3 domain-containing protein yields the protein MLCTLLLGTIPAAPQAAAQSETSQSLPRFVSLKSDEARMRAGPGDQYPIEWVYRRRGLPVEVVAEFEHWRRVRAPDRTEGWMHRALLSAQRTIVIQGEIRTMHAEPATWAPPVARLEPGVIVDVQTCDQEWCHVSVAGREGWLRKVEGWGVYPDERIE from the coding sequence TTGCTTTGTACCCTTCTGCTCGGCACGATACCGGCGGCGCCGCAGGCTGCGGCGCAGTCGGAAACGAGCCAGTCGCTGCCGCGTTTCGTCTCCCTGAAGTCGGACGAGGCGCGCATGCGCGCCGGTCCGGGGGATCAGTACCCGATCGAATGGGTGTACAGGCGGCGGGGGCTCCCCGTCGAGGTCGTCGCCGAGTTCGAGCATTGGCGCCGTGTGCGCGCGCCGGACAGGACCGAGGGCTGGATGCACCGCGCGCTGCTGAGTGCCCAGCGCACGATCGTGATCCAGGGGGAGATCCGCACCATGCACGCCGAGCCTGCGACGTGGGCGCCGCCCGTCGCCCGGCTGGAGCCCGGCGTCATCGTCGACGTCCAGACCTGCGACCAGGAATGGTGCCACGTGTCGGTCGCCGGGCGGGAAGGGTGGCTGCGCAAGGTGGAGGGATGGGGGGTCTATCCCGACGAGCGGATAGAGTAG